CTCtgccattcacacacatatagatAACTATACCTCCActgagacgtttttttttttttgtgtctgcagATGAAATGTTTTCTGGACTTCAAGTCAGGAGGGGCTCTCTGCCACATCCTGGCTGCTGCCTACAAGTTCAAGAGTGACCAAGGATGGTAAGGCTTTCTTTCTAGCTGCTATAAATGTTttctaaaaagaaaatgaattatCTAAGTGCTCTGAGTACTTTTGTATTTTGGCTATGTAGCAGTTTCATGTGTAACTCCAGTCTAATTTTCCTGGTAGGCGCAGGTTTGACTTCCAGAATCCGTCGAGGATGGACCGAAATGTGGAGATGTTCATGACGATTGAGAAGTCCTTAGTGCAGGTGAGTTTGCCTCAGAGCTTCTCTCCATGTATGATTGCAACACACATTACCTGGACTGCCAAAATACAATTGTACATGTTTTCAGTTCCGATTTTTTGAGGAGTAATAgcagtatttattttgttatttttatataaaagaaAGCGTCTTTcacacacttttacaacatTCCCACAATTTGCCATAATTACAGTTGTTTTTAAGAGAACAACTGTGAGCTCCAGCAGGAGTCAGTTGACACATTTCcgttgtttgttttctgctgcAGGCACCAGAGTTAAATGGTCGTAAAGAAAATACTCTCTTTGAGAGGTTGCGTGTCTCATGATTGCATCATATTTGTGGAGTGTCTGAGAATCAGGCTGCCTGAGGGCGCCCAGTCATGTGACTTGACCAGTAATCCTACTTAATCAGTCCTGCAGTTACACTACAAGATCATTCAGCTCTTCTAATCTGAAAAGCtcaacaacacagacagagTTTTAATTGAGATTatatagatttatatatatatatatatagtgtccTGCCTATTTGAATTTATGAggttcactcattcacacacctgcTGCATTTCTTTATTTCAGAACAACTGCCTGAGTAGACCGGTCATCTACCTGAGCTCTGACATAGAGCCAAAACTGCTCGGGAAACTGAAAGACATCATCAAAAGACAtcaggtgtgtttttttgttttgttaaaagtCTCAGTATTACAGAGAGAAAACTTGCTCCACACTTGGCTGCATGTGAGGCTTTTAGTCAGAATAAAGaaagtattttaatgttgtaaactTAACCCATGGTTTCCTTGTGACTCTTTATCTGTTGCAGGGCTCAGTAACTGAGGACAAGGCCTCCAGCTCCCATGTTGTTGTTCCTATTCCCACCAGCCTGGAGGAAGGTGAGGCTTCAGATATACTTTATTTAAGcacagtttgttgtttttaatgtgaatTCTGCTGCAATGACTCGCTTTGtgctaatatttttttctcttttttgatcCAGAGGAGTGGGTGCGTCCCGTGATGAAGAGAGATAAGCAAGTGCTGCTCCACTGGGGATATTTTCCTGACAGGTTGGTGCTGAGTTTACAGAGATATGAACACCATTCAACATTTTACACTTAACTGAAAACCTCATCTTATTGTGGAAGTATAACACAGTTCCCACACTGTAGAGTGGATCTGATAATTTACTGCTCTTAAATCTACGAGTTTAAGTTACACCTTTGTCTGCCTGAGATGTTTTTACAAGCCCAAACTTGTAATCTTTCCCTTGCCTTAACCTTTGACCTTGCTCCTCTCACCATTTAGTTATGATACGTGGATCCAGGCCAGTGAGATTGAGGCTTCTGTGGAGGATCCTCCCAGCCTAGAAAAGCCCAGGAAGGTATTTAAATTCTTGTCATGCTTTGTTATTAAAGTCTAgaactttttttgtattttgttcatTCTTGTCTTTCCATTTTTTCTGTCATCCATTCCCAATTTATAATATCTGTCTTTTATTCTCCcttaattttaacttttttttgacaaatccTGTTTTAATATCTGCTTACATATcccatatttttttcaaattgttttattaatttttcaaaTAGTATCAAACAACTATAACGGAGTGCAGTGCACTATAAAttacataagataagataagataaaataaaatattcctttattagtcccacagtggggacattttcagagtacagcagcaaaggggatagtgcaaaaaacaagaagcggcattaaaaaacaaaaatcagatACAACACAGTGCAAAAAGCAAAGCAAAAGTAGACaggcataaaaaatatgaacaatttaaatattattaatttacagtagtagtagtaatagtaatactaGTAATTtacatagtatatattatacacagacagacaagcaacataacagagtaacaacaaaaagtcaacaacgagagaaagagaaaaaaatccatCCAGACAAGAACGGAAAGCACCCCATTTCTTTCACATGAAGATCACAAAGTTCAGGACTGTCTGCTGTTGGTCGCGTCACCTTTggctagggctgtgtattgacaaaaagctggcgatacgatacgtatcatgaaaCAGGGGTGACGATTCGATATATAACGATATATTgggatactgtaagcaaggggatatattgcgatttttaaaaatcaaattttaggaaaactgtcacagtataaagaacacaccatcatatgcataaaatctttgtaaagaaagtttacttttttatgcagtcagaacagtgggatctgtttatcacagtccctgtaaaatccaacatcatagcactttgagaggacacaaacactgagagggcgcatctctttACAAATCAAATAGTAGTATTGAGTTCATCTttacatgtaaactattaattaaaataatatataaaaatattgatacagggtttttgagaatcgcgatattcaatatttttgatattttcttacacccctacctTTGACCTTGCCTTCGTCCAAGTGACTGTGTCCAGCACCGGTACACCGTCCTGAAGATTTCCAGGTCAGGAAAGACGACCAGTGCTGTATCTGCTTATTCCTGTTCTTTATTGAGCCTAAATGACACTTATGCGCTTCAGCCTTTCCTTTATTATGTAAACCTGTCAGGGGACTGTAGTGTGTGCACAGAGCTGATAGCTCTGTAGTTTGGCAACAGTATTCTTctcatgtttttctctctgtgcaAAACATCCATGAATGAAGTGCTCTGGCAAATTGGCACTTTGAGCAACAGATCTTAACTCTGGCACTTGGCTGAACCGTAAATTCAAAGCAGCGTCAGAAGCTCTTGTTGTGTATTCAGAGCATCACTCGCTCAAGGAGTTCAGCGCTCACAAGGACATGATAGTAAGAGCAGTGAAGCGTTCAAATGTTTGGAGCTGTATTCACGCAAAAATCAGCACACTGGCTTAGTTTGCTATCAAGAATCCTGTCACTCGGTTTACTCACAGAGGAGAGTTCTCCCTCAGACCACAACTTCAAAGTGACATAATTAATATTAGCTGCATTTGTCTCCTTTAGTGTGCTCGCATGCTGTATTTAGGTGTCTGTAGAGTTGTTTTTAcgcaaacataaataataaaaacttccatTGAACACTAACAAATGTATTGTCTTTTGAATCCACTCATTATTGCCCAAATACAATAGTCTACAATACCAACATATGATCCAGAAAACACAGCCACTACTGATCTTAGCAACATTATTTCTGCTGTGGGTCCACTTAAagaatttgtgtttttattgaatttctAGACTAGGTATCTGAATCCATGCGTACAAGTTTAAATTGTACCATGTTGAAATTTACCGTTGGGGATTTCTAGAAGATGTAGCTGAAAAACTGAGCGGAGTGTGCAACACTACCTGTTTAAACTATGAAATAAGTTGGTGACATTTCACTCAGGCGGCTGTCATGTTCACtgaaaatatttcagttttGGTCACACATTGTATGGTCTCTGTTCACAGGTCCATGCCAAGTGGATTTTAGACCTGGACCAGTATAACGAGTGGATGAATGAGGAGGACTATGAAGTGGGCGAGGGCTGCCCTAAGAGGAAGAGGATCTCAGCCAAGACCCTGACAGACGAGGTGACCACGCCGGACGAGCGGAGGGACAAGAAGCCTGGCAGTgccaagaagaggaagaggtcaCCGTCCCCCTCCCCGACCCCTCCGCCTCAGGAGAGCAAGAAGAAGAATACCAAAAAAGGGTCGGTGACATGACGTTTCTTGATGCAATGATGTCACTCTCGTGAGCTGTTAAAGAATGAAGTGTTGCAGAACCAGTTGTATCAGAGACATTATGCAGTATAGTAAAATAATGTcctgtgtatgtgcgtgtgtgtgtgtgctgacagGCCAACGACCCCGTACACCAAGTCTAAGCGGGGCCAAagggaggaggaacaggaggatcTTAGTAAAGACTTGGATGAAGCCTCACCTGTTCCAGCATCTGAGGAGGGAAACCCACCTAAGACAAGTACACATATGTTCAgaatatacataaaaataaacatatatgaACTTTAAAATGAACCTCAATTGTCCCCTTAAAGACTTTAAAGTAGTTGTTGTCTGTTACTGGCTGATAGTATATGTTCTTTGTGCAGATAACACCAAGAAGGACTCTGATTCTACTCCAGTAAAGGGAGGAACAGATATGGGTGAGCAGAACATTTTGTATGTGTCTCCTCCATCATGGCCACCAGTAACTTCTTTTACTCCCCTTTATGTGCAGTGCTAATGCACGTAAATCAGTGGAAAACAAGAGTGATCCACTGTAATTTGTttatgattagggctgtcaaagttaacgcgataataacgcgttaacacaaatttggtttaacgccactaatttctttaacgcattaacgtaatcTTCTGGAGGTTGTCCCAGACTCTGTTTTTAAGCAAAGTGAAGACATTGgcaacatatgaaactataaaacctaaggaattcattggtaccaaccatgtcatactagctcaccgggaaggaggctaaataacgctccaaacttgcacaacattttggtgagaaaaaacctggcatggccattttcaaaggggtcccttgacctctgacctcaagatatgtgaataaatcatagtcaagtcagcacactgacacactgacagctgtgtttgcctgttgggcttgagtttgccatgttatgatttgagcatattttgttatggtaaatgcagtacctgtgagggtttctggacaatatctgtcattgttttgtgttgttaattgatttccaataataaatatatacatacatttgcataaagcagcatatttgcccactcccatgttgataagagtattaaatatttgacaaatctcacttttaggtacattttgaaaagacaaaaaatgtgtgattattttgcgattaatcgcgattaactattttaatcgattgacagccctatttatgaTATTATCAGGTTATAAGACATCAATTTATTACTTTATTGTGGATCTGGGTTTTTCCCATGACTGTTGTCTCTCCCAACATGGAGGAACAGTATGCATTTCAAACTGTGAATAAGTCCTCTATTCATTTTGAGTTCATTTTGTATTTAGTGAATGTTATGCCGCTCTACTCGTCCATTTTATATTAACTTACGAGTCTTCTGTGATTTGAACAGACGAGCAAGAGGATGAGTCCATGGAAACAACAGGCAAGGTAAGGTAGTTTGTAAAAGTGCAGGAAAATGTTTGGACGGTGACGAGACTAAACTCATATGTCATCATGAgcgtgtgtgcttgtgtttaaacaggaggaggaggaaggctcTCCGAGCGTGAAGGGGGAACCAGTGAAAGGCTCAGACCTTCACGAGGACAACGTGACTGAGCAAACTCATCACATTATTATACCGAGCTACGCGGCCTGGTTTGACTACAACaggtaagaaaaagaaaaaatgaaaatgttttaagtAATCTGATTTCAGATGAAAAACTGAGACGCTCTCGGCACTAGAGAGCGCGACATGAGACGTAACTCAAAATGTTTAAAGTGAGTTATTGATGCGGATTTCATATGTGAGTCTTCATAATGTCTTAACTGTTTCCCTGCAGTGTTCATGCCATTGAGCGCAGAGCTCTGCCAGAGTTTTTCAATGGGAAGAACAAATCTAAAACACCGGAGATGTAAGTATTTGATCCGTACACAACACAATATTAGATGTTTTTGTTACAGGTTACATCTGGAATGATTATCTGACTAGGGATGTCAGAacaccagaaatgtagtagtcgataACAACACTAGTGAAATTCCTCGATTcttgataccaattcgataccacgatTCCCTCTCTAGGACGGTgttgcttaccggctgctaacagctaacgtaacTAGCTCTTCGTCCTGCCAATTTTAACACCGATTTGTTGTTCATAATGTAGCGTTGTCAGGGGAACAAAATGGTGAGTCCCCTGGACGTATCTAgagtgagtttactgcatcccaaacacatttacTATCGTGCCCGGGACGACGGGACACCATTAGTCTTGAGCCCAGACTCTTTAATTAAAAAGTAGTCACATACGGTACAAGAGTAAGTTGAAGGATCTCCGTTTTCTATGCGCCTCCTTCTTTCAGTTACCTGGCGTACAGGAACTTCATGATTGACACCTACCGCCTGAACCCTCAGGAGTACCTGACGTCCACCGCCTGTCGCAGGAACCTGGCAGGAGACGTGTGTGCCATCATGAGGTAGGTGGAGGCTGAATGTGAATCTTTGTACTCAATCCAGAGCTTTAACTGTCTGTATCTACACAGTCACTTGTTTGCTTCTTCCACTGCAGAGTCCATGCCTTCCTGGAGCAGTGGGGCCTGATCAACTACCAAGTGGACTCTGAGAGCCGACCCACACCCATGGGCCCCCCACCCACATCTCACTTCCACGTCCTGGCAGACACTCCGTCCAGTCTGGTGCCCCTGCAGCCCAAGACGTCTCAGGTCCATAtatgttctcacacacacacaaatagacacatgcacacatgttcTGGGTTATTTGACATGCGTCCCCCTGTCGTTGTGTACCTGTAGACCCCTGCTACCCAGACGATGATGTCCTTCCCAGATAAAGTGAAGGAGAAACCAGCAGATCTGCAAAACTTTGGGCTGCGGACTGACATGTACAGCAAGAAGACCGTCTCTGCAAAGGTACAAGTCTAAGAAGATTCATGACGGcatgattcttttttttgtgatttacaATAACCGGCGATATTAACAAAATGGTGGTGATATTTGTGCACAGAGCAAGAGTACAGCGAGCTCTATGAGGGAGTGGACAGAACAAGAAACACTACTACTACTCGAGGTACAAATTATCCTTAAAATTAATTGTGTGATGATGCAGATAATTCGTAAACGTGAGAATAAGACAGTAGAAATGCGGAGCTAAATGTAGTCCTTGCTTGTCTCAGGGGTTGGAGATGTACAAGGACGACTGGAACAAGGTTTCAGAACATGTAGGGAGCCGTACGCAGGATGAGTGCATCCTGCATTTCCTGCGGCTGCCCATTGAAGACCCTTACTTGGAGGATCAATCCTCGTCACTGGGACCACTGGCCTACCAGCCGGTACCTTTCAGCCAGGCAGGAAACCCTGTCATGAGCACAGTGGCCTTCCTCGCCTCTGTCGTTGACCCACGTGTGGCCTCAGCTGCAGCCAAATCTGCTCTGGGTGAGAAGATTATGTTAAAGTGAATTTATTGAATGTCATTATCGATTACTCATTAGTCATCCCCAAATCTAAATTTTGCTTTACACCAATAACCTTGAcatgtctctctccctctcagagGAGTTTTCTCGTATGAAGGAGGAGGTTCCTGCAGCGCTTGTTGAGGCTCATGTGCGGCGGGTGGAGGAGGCAGCGAGGGTCAGTGGCAGACAGGACCCGCTGTATGGCCTTGAGGGTAGTGGCATTGCAGGCACTGGCctggaggagggagaaagaccTGGTAGGATGGACACACTCACGTACAGCATGCAAAATtgcaataaagaaaaaaaacgttgaactgaaaaataaaaagtgacttGTCTTATCTCTAGATGAAAGCAGTGATGAAAGTAAGAGTGACAGCCAACCAGGTGAAGAGAAGAGGGAGGCCAAGGTATGATGCATGTTCGTTACAATTTAATGTTTCTGATTTGTGAGTTCTGCTGCTGAACTGCTGCGAAGCTCATTGTGCCATGTTGGCTTTCCCAAACAGGACAGCAAAGACGGAGcgactgaggaagaggagaagcagGCGGAGAATgggaagaaggaagaagaaagaggaagagaacaagaaggagagagggaggcggACAAAACAGAGTCAGAGATGGGTACGAAAATGGATCTCAGTCAGATACAGGAAATACAGTGTTCTTGTTtcaaaggtgaaaaaaaaggaatgttTTTTCCTCGTAGGCgatggagagaaggagaaggatgGAAAAGAGGGCACAGAGGAAggacaaagagaagcagagagtgaaggagagaggaaggctAAGGTGGAGCGTGACGTGGGAGAGGGGAACCTGGCCACTGCTGCTGCATCTGCgctcgctgctgctgcagtcaaAGCCAAGGTAGAGTTAATTATCACCTCAACTTGCTGTTTCCTTCATCACCCTGAGAAGAATAACGTTATGTTTTCGGGCTGACTTTAggttgacttttttatgacatgctatactatgaatttttgacattttttatgacatactatactatacatttttatgactttttttgtgacatactatactatgacttttatattttcatgacatattatactataacctttttctgtcatttttcccCAAATgttatactttgacttttatttataaaattattttataatgTACTATAACTTgacttttttgtaatgaaattccatGACATAAGATACAATGGCTtttttgacattgttttttatgacattctatactatgactttctttaataattttttcgacatactatactatgactttttgattACTTTTATCACTTTGgttacttttttcgacaaactatagtatgattatttttataattttgttcgtcatactatgactttctttaccactttctttgacatactatactatgactttttttcgacatattttGCTATGACTTCTAATCAACATActtttctatgacttttttttccactttttttcgacatattataatataactttttttatatactataccttgactttttcatgactttttctaCTTACCACCACCTGAATTTGGAAGTCAAATACACAAAGAAGCATTGCTCAAGTATATCATGTGAAATAGCTCAGCTGGTAGATACCTGGTTGGAATGCTGAAGGTTGTGGGTTTGATCTTTATGCAGGGCAGTTGGTTTCAGGTCTAACTTCACATGAAGAAATACAAAAAGCAACAACGTCTGTTGTATTTGGTAagatagctcagtgtggtagataTCTGGTTAGAATACTGAAGGTTGTATGATCGATCCTTATGTGGCACAGACagtttgacttttttatcactcttttcgacatactataccatgagcTTTTACactttttccaacatactatacaatgacttttttcgacatactatattatgacttttttataattttttgcaaaataatatactatgatttttttttccgacatactacactatgacttttttatgaatttttataacatactatactatgacttttttcatgacttctTCGATAGACTATAcctttttcatgacttttttgtaCATACCACCACCCGAATGAAGAAGTCAAATACACAAAGAAACATTATTATATGTGAAATAGCTCAGCTGGCAGATATCTGGTTGGAACGCTGAAGATTATGGGTTTGACGTTTTAGTGATTTTTTcggcatactgtatgtacaccaTGTTGTTGGAGGCATGCAACTACAAGGCGGTAATTCttcttattttcacattttctctaaTATAAATTTCTCCTTCACTTTCTTCGTAGCACCTGGCTGCAGTGGAAGAGAGGAAGATCAAATCTCTTGTGGCTCTGCTGGTGGAGACCCAAATGAAGAAGCTGGAGATTAAACTGCGACACTTTGAAGAATTGGAAACCATCATGGACAGAGAAAGGGAGGCTGTGAGTGAGGGATTCTGGGATATGTAGTATCTTAACAGAGTTATCAAcctaattacagtacaaaaactttaactttttactttttgtgtgtgtagttggAGTACCAGCGTCAGCAGCTGCTGGCTGACCGTCAGTCCTTTCACATGGAGCAGTTGAAATACGCTGAGATGAGGGCCCGCCAACAGCACTTCCAGCAGATTCAGCACCAGCAGCACAGCCAGGCCACGGGCCCTCATGCCAACCAGGCTgccccagctccagctccaccaGCCCAGGGCCAGCCTACAAGTCAGCAAGCTCCCAGCACACCAGTGCCACAGCCGGCCCCCAGCCCTGCGCCTCCAGCTGCAGCTTCTGCCCCGACCCCTGAATCCCAACCACCTCAGGGTGCTCACACCTCGCCCCCACGCCCCCCAGGCGCAACCTCAGCTTCCCACTCAAGCTCCAGCACCAGCACTACTCCTGTACTCCATGGTGAGTTTAAAGTTAAAGCACCATTTCGACCAGAACCTTTTTTAATACATGTAATACATTCATTATTTC
This portion of the Sebastes fasciatus isolate fSebFas1 chromosome 1, fSebFas1.pri, whole genome shotgun sequence genome encodes:
- the smarcc2 gene encoding SWI/SNF complex subunit SMARCC2 isoform X1, whose translation is MAVRKKDGGPNVKYFEASDTVSQFDNVRVWLGKNYKKYIQAEPPTNKSLSSLVVQLLQFQEEVFGRHVSNPPLTKLPMKCFLDFKSGGALCHILAAAYKFKSDQGWRRFDFQNPSRMDRNVEMFMTIEKSLVQNNCLSRPVIYLSSDIEPKLLGKLKDIIKRHQGSVTEDKASSSHVVVPIPTSLEEEEWVRPVMKRDKQVLLHWGYFPDSYDTWIQASEIEASVEDPPSLEKPRKVHAKWILDLDQYNEWMNEEDYEVGEGCPKRKRISAKTLTDEVTTPDERRDKKPGSAKKRKRSPSPSPTPPPQESKKKNTKKGPTTPYTKSKRGQREEEQEDLSKDLDEASPVPASEEGNPPKTNNTKKDSDSTPVKGGTDMDEQEDESMETTGKEEEEGSPSVKGEPVKGSDLHEDNVTEQTHHIIIPSYAAWFDYNSVHAIERRALPEFFNGKNKSKTPEIYLAYRNFMIDTYRLNPQEYLTSTACRRNLAGDVCAIMRVHAFLEQWGLINYQVDSESRPTPMGPPPTSHFHVLADTPSSLVPLQPKTSQTPATQTMMSFPDKVKEKPADLQNFGLRTDMYSKKTVSAKSKSTASSMREWTEQETLLLLEGLEMYKDDWNKVSEHVGSRTQDECILHFLRLPIEDPYLEDQSSSLGPLAYQPVPFSQAGNPVMSTVAFLASVVDPRVASAAAKSALEEFSRMKEEVPAALVEAHVRRVEEAARVSGRQDPLYGLEGSGIAGTGLEEGERPDESSDESKSDSQPGEEKREAKDSKDGATEEEEKQAENGKKEEERGREQEGEREADKTESEMGDGEKEKDGKEGTEEGQREAESEGERKAKVERDVGEGNLATAAASALAAAAVKAKHLAAVEERKIKSLVALLVETQMKKLEIKLRHFEELETIMDREREALEYQRQQLLADRQSFHMEQLKYAEMRARQQHFQQIQHQQHSQATGPHANQAAPAPAPPAQGQPTSQQAPSTPVPQPAPSPAPPAAASAPTPESQPPQGAHTSPPRPPGATSASHSSSSTSTTPVLHEPTAPLPGETLHPSAPVPPPQ
- the smarcc2 gene encoding SWI/SNF complex subunit SMARCC2 isoform X2 translates to MAVRKKDGGPNVKYFEASDTVSQFDNVRVWLGKNYKKYIQAEPPTNKSLSSLVVQLLQFQEEVFGRHVSNPPLTKLPMKCFLDFKSGGALCHILAAAYKFKSDQGWFDFQNPSRMDRNVEMFMTIEKSLVQNNCLSRPVIYLSSDIEPKLLGKLKDIIKRHQGSVTEDKASSSHVVVPIPTSLEEEEWVRPVMKRDKQVLLHWGYFPDSYDTWIQASEIEASVEDPPSLEKPRKVHAKWILDLDQYNEWMNEEDYEVGEGCPKRKRISAKTLTDEVTTPDERRDKKPGSAKKRKRSPSPSPTPPPQESKKKNTKKGPTTPYTKSKRGQREEEQEDLSKDLDEASPVPASEEGNPPKTNNTKKDSDSTPVKGGTDMDEQEDESMETTGKEEEEGSPSVKGEPVKGSDLHEDNVTEQTHHIIIPSYAAWFDYNSVHAIERRALPEFFNGKNKSKTPEIYLAYRNFMIDTYRLNPQEYLTSTACRRNLAGDVCAIMRVHAFLEQWGLINYQVDSESRPTPMGPPPTSHFHVLADTPSSLVPLQPKTSQTPATQTMMSFPDKVKEKPADLQNFGLRTDMYSKKTVSAKSKSTASSMREWTEQETLLLLEGLEMYKDDWNKVSEHVGSRTQDECILHFLRLPIEDPYLEDQSSSLGPLAYQPVPFSQAGNPVMSTVAFLASVVDPRVASAAAKSALEEFSRMKEEVPAALVEAHVRRVEEAARVSGRQDPLYGLEGSGIAGTGLEEGERPDESSDESKSDSQPGEEKREAKDSKDGATEEEEKQAENGKKEEERGREQEGEREADKTESEMGDGEKEKDGKEGTEEGQREAESEGERKAKVERDVGEGNLATAAASALAAAAVKAKHLAAVEERKIKSLVALLVETQMKKLEIKLRHFEELETIMDREREALEYQRQQLLADRQSFHMEQLKYAEMRARQQHFQQIQHQQHSQATGPHANQAAPAPAPPAQGQPTSQQAPSTPVPQPAPSPAPPAAASAPTPESQPPQGAHTSPPRPPGATSASHSSSSTSTTPVLHEPTAPLPGETLHPSAPVPPPQ